gtccatctatagaactaaggcccactacctcttaaaatactcattaacacctttcacttgatactcatatcgtacaaaaaaattctagagtcagccctggcccacttttatggcgatatccctaaatggcgtccacctatagaactatgtcccactccccctttaaatactctttaataccttccatttgatacacaagccatacaaacacattccagggttaccctaggttcattttcctacatggtgattttcccttattttgtctccatagctctcaactgagtatgtaatgttcggttacacccgaacttagccttccttacttgttgttattgattATAGGCATTGGTTAATCATATGTCTTGGCAATGTGTTTGGACCGTAAATGCACAATGCTGTTAAACTGTTTGGTATGCAACGTACAATTTTTCATTATCCATACTTCAAGGGATCATTGATTTTATTGTGTAGGCTCACTTTGATTTAACTTTCGTGCAAATAAGTAATTTATAGTAACAATATTGTAATTAGACGATTATACATATAAGCGCTATATACAGTGAGAAGGAGCGAATAGTTTTAAAACACAAATAGGTAACGCCAGAGGGCATTTACTTAGCACCTTTCTTCCCTCTTTAACTAGCCTGGTTCAACAAAACGGGCTAGACATTTAGCCATATTTGGTTAAAGAACTCGCTATATTTGAACAGCTTAATATTAGTCGGATTGTGAAAcgtactttttattttctttcattggCGTATCAATAGGGTGCCAGCTATTCCGACGACTAGACTCGGATAtagataatttttataaattgtttGGCTTTatttgtttaaagtttttattttgagtGCGCTGATTGAAATTTTCTCTTTGTATATGACATCCTAGTAATATCCTTAAAGGCATTAGAATCCAACGTGATAAAGTCGAATATGAATCGGAAGTATCGAGCCTCGCTGTCGTTCAAAAGGAACCTGGAgcacagcgatattgaagggaACGACCACCGCTGGGTCTTCTCCTGAGAAGTATCGATGAATATGAGATTAGGGCAACGGACGGatcattgcgctattgcaccaaTACTCGCTCAAACGGAGGTGCTTACCAACAAACTCCCTCCGCGGAAGCTGTCAAGATGAGAAGGAAAAGAAGCCAATTCATCACTTTCTCCGCCGTTGTCTTGGACTTCCATCAAGACGATTCAGTTTCCACAgtttttcgacagtctggcaGTGGCTGATAAAGTGAATCTTTCACTCCTACTTAAGTTCATCAGTGAATGCAAGTGTTACATTGAGGACCACTTGGAAGTGatctggttggacgaatgtgcCACTACCCGAAATTTACTCAgtgcactcacaatggacaaaaatgtctccgaggaAAAAGTGGGAAACTTCCAATCACGCTCTCTAAGCTAAATCAATCTAAcgctattgcaccaatgctcCCTCCGCAGAAGCTGAAAAGGAGTCAATTCGTCAGTTTCTCCACCGACGTCTTGGACTTCAAACAAGACGATTCAGTTTTCACAGTTTTTCCACAGTCAGGCAGTGGCTGGGAAAGTGATCTTACATCAGTGAATGCAAGTGGTATGTTGAAGACCACTAGGAAGTGATCTGTTTGGACGAATGTGCCAACACCCGGCATTCAccgagggcactcacaatggacaaaaatgtataTGAGTGAAAGTGTGGGAAACTCCCAAGCACGCCCACTAAGCTAAACCAATCTAACCTACCACATTCCCCCCTTCGTGCATGCCTTCCCAATATCAGTAACATTCCTAAAATTCTGTATTTGCACACTCCTTTTAATTTGACTGGTAAACTCTGAGATGATCTTCTTTGTGCTCACCACTTTCCCTTCTATTCGAAACACCTTTTGTGTCTCCTTTTGTTTTCTGAAGCTATTCTAACCTAGGATTTAAATTATCAGCTAAAAGCCGCGATCTGTTATCAAAGCCACATTAATGAGCTCAACGTTGGGCGCATTTTTTCTTTGTAGGGAATTTTTCGAAGTGGAgcatttagaaaaaaattcttcGTTGTCTTTTTTGAATACCTTTGTCAAAGTAGATAAATAACGTAAGATATCCCGTAGAAATCAATGAGTGAGGATTGTTTGATACACAAAAGCTTTTTTAAGGCTAAATTTCCAACAGTTTTCTCTTTTTCCTCGGAAGCTTCTAGAGGAAGCTAGAGAGGGTAATATTTCTTCTCTGTTTTATCTTGGAAGACGCCCCTTTGTTTGATACACAAAAGCTTTTTTAAGGCTAAATTTCCAATTGACCAGTTTTCTCTTTTTCCTCGGAAGCTTCTAGAGGAAGCTAGAGAGGGTAATATTTCTTCTCTGTTTTATCTTGGAAGACGCCCCTTTGCGCGCCCTTGTTTCCTATGCCCACGAGCAGGTGACGACAAATGATATATTAATGATCCGCGCTTTATTGCAAGACAAGATTCTCGTCCATAAGCATCATCGCCACTACTTCGCCCCGAAGTTTCTTTCCCATTTTACACCCCTACTTGTCTTTGCTGTAGTAGACATATCTTTTGTAGCGTATCTTTTGTATGTCGAATTTGCCAGTCTTCGGGAATACAAAGACCAGACGTGCAGGAGCATGTTCCCCATTTGGAGTCTGAATATATTAGGCTAATGTCTCTCAAATCGTTATGGTTTTTCATCATCTGTAGTGATTTTTACGTGACGGCCCTCAAGCTCCGCAAACACCGCCGCCCTATcctttcattaaaaatgtatgaCTGTTTACACTTCGACCGTATTATTTTTATGTTACTGACTTCATCTTTTCGCTTCACTTTCTTTTCAGGTCTCACCTACACTGCCAAGTACCGGGTGGATTGACTACGACTTGGGTAGCGCTTGCCAACAAATGCAACCGACGTAAATGCTGCCAACAAGAAACAAGCAATGCCAAAGAACGTGAGCTgaaaacaaataacaaaaatctcaaccaatttgtgtgcaataacaaaaacaaaaatgttagaTACATTGAATATGGCAACGCCTGTTGCCAAGCACGACGATGAAGAGGATGCAAATAATACTGCATTTATTACAACAACTGCTAATATAACAACAAATTCATCGCCATTAAAATCCAAAATACTTTTCAATTGGtttcgaaaacaaacaaacaaaaccgACGACGTCAACCCAACAACAAAAACGAAAGACTGCCGAGCCAAATCTTTATCCCCAATAAAAACGCATACTcctacaacaacaccagcaagcGCGGTGGAACGCGATGTAACGTTGCGCGATTTTCCTGGTGTACAAAGTTTACGACACCTGTGGAATAAACGCATTAGCGCCAGTGAGGATACAACGCGACGCCAAACTTCCTTCAGCgaaagtaacaaaaacaaattaacaaaatCAATAGGTTGTTTAGTACATGCAACGCATGCGCCCACGGAGGCTACAAATTCGTTAGCTAGCGTGAACGGATTTGCTTTGCGACAAAAACGGGCGCATAGTTTACACGATTGCACGCAAGTGGGTGTAGGTAGCGAAGCGATTGCAACTACAAAAGAGTGTGAGCCGGAGATTGATTATTTACACCGTGAAAaagataatttttataaatacaaAACGGCGGAGCAAGCGGCAAAACATATAGCGCGTGAAGCGCGCGTGCGTATCAAAACGACGCGGCGCGTCACCGCAGGCATAGTAAGCAGTGAGACGCGCGATGATTCGGCACATTTTCCAGCAGTGAGGGCAAGTGAACGCGGCGAACGTATACATTGGTTACGTAGAGAGGATATGACGGCCAGGCACGCTGAGGGTAGTGAAGTGCCATTTGGCCATGAAACAATAACCACGTCAATGGCCGCATTATCAGCTGACACGGTGGTTATCAATGAAGCGGGTGCGAATAATGCAATACCAAAAACAACAGAATTGTTGGCAATAACGCCAGCAAGTGTTGGCCAAGAGCACCGCTTCCCCGCTGATTCTTCAGATAACGAAACGCAAACAACTAATAATTCGCCACGGCATACAGTCAGTCGTAAGCGAAGCGCGCAACGTGAAACAAGCCATACAACGGTCGCGAAACGCAGTAGTAGTGATACGAACAAATCAAATTCGTCATCAGCAGCGGCATCTCCAACGAATGGTACAAATACAGGAGGACGTAGCGCGCGCCGTACCGCTTCCTCCTTGTCAACATCATCGGGCACGGCGCGCAAGTATAGCTTTAAAACACATACGCGCACATATCACACGCCGCGCAAAATGAGTCAACGTGATAGCGGCGGCACCGGTGCAGGAGGTGTTGGTGGCAGCGCGTCTAACTTTGTTCCAGCAGGTGGTAGTATTGTAGCCAAGTTAACACAACAATTCAACGAAATGATACAAAAAGATAAGAAGCTATTGGAAGAAGTGAAACGCAAGAACGGTGTGTTGATGTCGCGCGGTGGACACGTTTACAAAGTAGTAGAAAATCCGCTTGCGACGGACAGCAGCCACAAGCATGCATCACCAAGCGTGAGTAGGAATAGTTCGCGAGGCTGTGATGTCGTAACAACTGTGGCGCGCACTTCAACTGTGCAACGGAATATTAAGAAATTCGAGAGTGGTCGTGGTGTATCGAATGAAAAGCCTGTGGTGCCAGCGAAGAGCGCGCAGGTTTTACAAAAACTGCGCGAGCTGAACAAGCAACAACAAACTAGTCTAAATAATGAAGTGGGCATAGCTGGAATCATACGTTTGCAACCCAAAATTCCAACGCCCTCAATGCCAAATGAGCTGCAGTTAAAACTTGAGTTGAAAAAAGCGCAATTAGCGTTGCCGCTTTCGCCACCGCTCGAGGTAGTAAAAGAGGAGTCAAAAACACCGCTGGAAGCATACGAAAAATCGTTGGCGCCCAGTCAAATAGGGGATGGCGCTGTAAGCCCGCAACCTGTGGCGAACGTGCTGGAAACAAATATTGCAGAAAACGCATGCGAAACAAGGGATAACGGAAAGGAGAACGAAAGTGTCACAAAAACGTTTAATGAAGTCGAGCTCAAAGATGAACGCGACTTAAAAACAAATGAGGAACAAATTAATGAAGGGCACAATTGCAATGAAACGCAAATGCTGAGTTTGCCTAATGTCAGAGCTGTGGAAATCGATACAAAAACCGCTGTAGGGCAAATAACTGTTGTGAATGAAGAAACTAATGATGCGAAAAGTCACACGATTTGCATATCTGCAATAAAAACTGAAGTAGCAATAAACAAAGCAGAAGTAAATGGAATAGCGCAGCTTGGATTTCCCACGAGCTCAGGCGATGTTGCAAGAACAAAAACGAGTGACGCTCTTACAATAGCAACAAATGTGCCGCTGTCAACAATGTCGACAATGCCAGCCGAAGCTGTCGTCAATAACAATGACGACGATAAATGCGATGCGGCCAATAATGCCGCTGCCAATGATACAAGTAACGATGAGAAGACGAAGCAGCGCAAACACAAATATGCGAAAATTTATGAAAAGTTCCGTTTTAGGTCACCATTTGTTGGTGGAGGTCAAAACAGCAATAAAAAGCAGAAGGTGTTAGTGAATGACACAAAAGAGGAGTCAGCGATAGTATTAGTGGAAGATGCACCAAAAATGCTGGAAGCAACAATGGCAGATGCGATAATGACTAAAACAGTGACATCAACGCACGCTGTGACATTAAACTCGACACCATCATTCTCAGCCGCAGAGTCATCCACGTCTATAGAGACTTTAACAGCAACGAAGACTAGTTTCAAAATTGAAGAGGACACTGACGCAATTAACGCTATCCCATCATCAAGGACCGAACCTGAATCGAGGCTACTTGCCGCGCTTGAGCTTATCGATCACAAACTTAAAGATCTCGCTGTCAACGAAGATGAGGAAAATACGGTCGCGCTATTACTATCGCCCGAAGACGACTTTGAGCAACGAATATTGCCGAATAACTCTTTCGTATTTCAAGCGAGCACTAAGCAGGTTGCTAACAACAAATTAATAGTCGCGCAAGCAGTAAATATAACTTTAGTGAATAGCATTGAAGGCGAGCAATTGGAATTGGAGCAAAAAGAGCTACAGCGTCAACAATGCGACTATAGTGAGATGGTGCGCCCGCTTAGTGTAAACATTGTGCAACCAGTGCTAGCTGAACTTGAGAAGGACGAGCGCGAGAGAGAACAATCTACGACAGTCAACGAGCCAATGTACGAACCAATTGACACACAAACGGGCGAAATAAAGACTGAAACGGACGAGGCTATAACGGAACAGGCAATAGCAATAACGTTGCTCTCCAAGAGTAATGCGTTAAATGCAGAGCAATTTGGTGAAACCAGTGAAGTGGAAAATGCGCGGTCTGAAAGAAGTGAATTAATTGATGATATCTACCAAACAGTGGATGAAGCAAAAGCGAACGAGGCAGCGCACGCAATCGCAGAAGCCACAAACACTACACTCTTGGCAGATTATGAGTCGATAGCAGGGTCGTGCGAGCATGCGACACCTGCAGGCAATGCTGGCACCTGCAATCAAACAGTCAAACCCTTATACGATGGCTATGAGATTTGTGAGCCACCAGCAGACGCGTCGCAAGCACTGCCAAAAGCTATTGCGCTACCAGATCACAAGCCACATAGTATCATCCCTAAGTTTTTACAACAAACATATACAGGAAGTGCTAATGTACGCAATACCAATGATGAACTACCAGAGTTACCGAAACCCAAACGACGTTCACCTAAATCGCCTATGCCTGGAAAACGTTCACCCATAACAATTGCCGCACGCAATGCGTCAAATTCACGGAACGATTTGAAAAATACAACCGCGGGTGTTTGTAGTAAGAGTAGCAGTAATAGCACCTTAACTGCTTTGGATGATCATGATGATGATCATCATTATTATGCCGATGATGAAAATATCTATGATACCATTAAAAGCTCGAATCACTGCTACGAATCAGTGCATGCAGCGAACAGAGCATTGCAAAAGTCCTCAAGCACTGTTACCAAAAGTGGTAGCGACAGCATTTCGGTCACCTCTAATTGCTATGAGAGCATATCACATTATCGGCTCACGAGTCATAGTAATAGCGCCAGCAGTGGTGGTGGCCATTTAGGTAGTAGTAACGGTTCCACACTCACGATATCATCAGATCACAAAACAAATAGCTTGTACGAAATGTCAGTAGCGGCGAGTTTGATTTATGGTACGGGTAGCATGGGTTCGCGTCAATTGATTGTAGAAAAGTCGAGCGGTGCGAGTATTGCGGGACGCATACGCGGCGTTGATGATTGTGCTAATAGTGATGTAAATAGTGAAGGTTCAACAGGTGCTAAGCACTATTATGCGACGCACGCTGGTGCTGTGAGTGATAATAGCGATGAATGGGTTGATATATCAGATCCGGAGGTTGAGGGCGCTGCGCAAGATGTGAAGCCACAATTTATTGTGTAAGtgcttttttgaaattttttgtttcatttttagtTTTACTTTCGATCTATTTTTAACATGTGATAATTCAGCACAAATGCTTGAAAGTAAtgtaaatttcaggcaaattattttattattgtgaAAACCACGCAGCTGAACGTTCAACGTTTTGTCTTAtctaatcagtttttttgtttatgtttgcacATGATAATTGTTCTTCATAACCTAACTAATTATGTAATGTGTGTATGTGCGCCTATATTTTAgtatctcaaaattttttatcAGCGGGTGCATTAACGCATACTGTGAAAACATATTTTTGATTCAGATAGATTAAGGTGTGCCTGAAATATGGGCATCGATATAGCACTtgtgtatttgaaaaaaaaaagcggtgagtaccaagtactcgtgatgTTCGATTTGTAAACGTACAGGtttacgtctagaaaactaatgttgTTAAACTAACTAATTAATTGACTAGAGGTCGCccagaagttgaagttaaacaaTAACAGGGGTAATTTTACTAGTAACAAAGAATTTCGGGCTATGGGATAAGAGCTTCGTCAATAAGTTATAGGTAATAATCGCTACAGACAAGTTAttgattattatattattatcgaAAGCCAATTTAACGTCGAATTATCTGTTTGTTATCGGCTTCTTAtagtaaattataataataatttgataattaaaaaaatattgtgaacgacgtctaaaattcattaaaattttacgATGTGAAAGTTTCATCGGTATCTGTTACATGTCAAACcaatgagtcgtcgataacaaacccataacaaatcgataacttttcaataactaaGTCGATACatgtttgataacaaatcgataagacgcctttaacaaattggtaaagcgccaaatacacggcacgaacatttccgcgaacattcccgttatgtcatgtttctgcgaccttttctgtcgtgtatggtggtgtttgccagttcgcgcaaatgttcgccaaatatcaaaatattttaatttttggcgaacatttgcgcgaactgttcgtgcgtgtatggcgaaatagctcacaatcgtagtaatttctgaacggaacagacgtgcgcggaaaagtaaaatggacaataaaaaatttctgagtgaatttattgaaatgtataaatttttttttacgcttaatggccacagcgagcaatattgctgcagcacaattgttgtccgtattcatcgctgtctgaaagagaactaatgttcggccaaaagttcgtatggtgtatggccaaagctgcgaacaagattgcggaatattcgcggaaatgttcgtgtcgtgtatttggcgctgaACACTTCGTTAAcagatcgataaattttcaataaaaaatcggttaatttttgataacaaattgataaaaaaaacctATAACAAATTTGGTTACACTCCGATAGTAAACCGATAaagtaaataaagaaaacaaGGTGCGATAAGCTCCGATGATATTTTCAGcaaagtttctcttccaatttgcgttgtgctcctttttaattttccctgcaaattggtGGGGTGGAACTTACATGTTTCATGCCTACTCCGaactgagttttcactgagcagcttttgacgcagaatagaaaattagtaagattttggacaatgggcgtggcaccgcccacttttacaagaaggtaatttaaaagttttgcaagctgtaatttggcagtcgttgaagatatcatgataaaatttggcaggaacgttactactattactatatatgtgctaaataaaaattagcaaaattggatgaagaacacgcccactttttaaaaaaaattttttttaattcaaattttaacaaaaaatgtaatatctttactgtatataagtaaattaagtcaaaattcaactccagtaatgatatgatgcaacaaaatacaaaaataaaagaaaatttcaaaatgggcgtggctccgccctttttcatttaatttgtctaggatacttttaatgccataagtcgaacaaaaatttaccaatccttctcaaatttggtaggggcatagattctatgacggtaactgttctctgtgaaaatgggcgaaatccgtgaaagccacgcccagtttttatacacagtccactgtctgttccttccgctcggccgttaacacaataacttgagcaaaaaccgatatacctttactaagcttagcccacgtacttatctgaactcactttatcttggtataaaaaatggcggaaatccgaccataactacgcccactttatcgatatcgaaaattacgaaaaatgaaaaaaatgccataattctataccaaatacgaaaaaagggatgaaacatggtaactggattggtttattgacgcaaaatataactttggaaaaaactttgtaaaatgggtgtgacacctaccatactaagtagaagaaaatgaaaaagttctgcaaggcgaaatcaacagcccttggaatcttggcaggaatactgtacgtggtattgcatatataaataaattagcagtacccgacagatgattttctggatcacctggtccacattttggtcgatatcgcgagaacgccttcacatatacatctaagggccactcgcttttaaaaccctcattaatacctttaatttgatatccatatcgtacaaacacattcaagagtcacccctggcccaccctaatggcgatatctggaaaaggcgtccacctatagacctaatgcccactccctcttaaaatgctcagtaacacctttcgtttgatacccatatcgtacaaacacattctagagtcacccctggcccaccctaatgacgatatctcgaaaaggcgtccacctatagacctaatgcccactccctcttaaaatgctcagtaacacctttcgtttgatacccatatcgtacaaacattctagagtcacccctggcccaccctaatggcgacatctcgaaaaggcatccacttatagacctaatgtccactccctcttaaaatgctcagtaacacctttcgtttgatacccatatcgtacaaacattctagagtcacccctggcccaccctaatggcgatatctcgaaaaggcgtccacctatagacctaatgcccactccctcttaaaatgctcagtaacacctttcgtttgatacccatatcgtacaaacattctagagtcacccctggcccaccctaatggcgatatctcgaaaaggcgtccacctatagacctaatgcccactccctcttaaaatgctcagtaacacctttcgtttgatacccatatcgtacaaacattctagagtcacccttggtccacctttatggcgatatctcgaaaaggcgtccacctatagaactaaggattactcccttttaaaatactcattaccacctttcatttgatacccatatcgtacaaacatattctagagtcaccctggcccaccctaatggcgatatctcgaaaaggcgtccacctatagacctaatgcccactccctcttaaaatgctcagtaacacctttcgtttgatacccatatcgtacaaacattctagagtcacccttggtccacctttatggcgatatctcgaaaaggcgtccacctatagaactaaggattactcccttttaaaatactcattaccacctttcatttgatacccatatcgtacaaacacattctagagtcacccctggcccaccctgatggcgatatctcgaaaaggcgtccacctatagacctaatgcccactccctcttaaaatgctcagtaacacctttcgtttgatacccatatcgtacaaacattctagagtcacccctggcccaccctaatggcgatatctcgaaaaggcgtccacctatagacctaatgcccactccctcttaaaatgctcagtaacacctttcgtttgatacccatatcgtacaaacacattctagagtcacccctggcccaccctaatgacgatatctcgaaaaggcgtccacctatagacctcatgcccactccctcttaaaatgctcagtaacacctttcgtttgatacccatatcgtgcaaacattctagagtcgcccttggtccacctttatggcgatatctcgaaaaggcgtccacctatagaactaaggattactcccttttaaaatactcattaccatctttcatttgatacccatatcatacaaacacattctagagtcatccctggcccaccctaatggcaacatttcgaaaaggcgtccacctatagacccaatgcccactccctcttaaaatgctcagtaacacttttcgtttgatacccatatcgtacaaacattctagagtcacctctggcccaccctaatggcgatatttcgaaaaggcgtccacctatagacctaatacccactctctcttaaaatgctcagtaacacctttcatttgattcccatatcgtacaaacacattctagagacacccctggtccaccattatggcgatatctcgaaacggcgtccacctatggaactaaggatcactccttttcaaaatactcattaacagctttcatttgatatccatatcgtacaaacatattctagagtcacccctggtccacctttatggcgatttctcggaaaggcgttcacctatagaactaaagcccattccattttaaaatactcattatcacctttcatttgatacccatatcgtacaaacacattctagagtcacccctggtccaccttaatggcgatatctcgaaaaggcgtccaccgatagatctaaggcccactccctcttaaaatgctcagtaacacctttcatttgatacccatatcgtacaaacacattctagagtcagccctggtccacctttttggcgatatccctaaatggcgtccatccatagaactatggcctactctctcttaagatactctttaataccttccatttgatacacatgtcatacaaccacattccagggttaccctaggttcattttcctacatggtgattttccttattttgcctccatagctctcaactgagtatgtaatgttcggttacacccgaacttagccttccttacttgtttaacataAAAAGGTGCAAGTGCGGTGCGTTGAAGCGGGGCAGCAGGCAAACAAATGTAATGAGTTTTCTTTGAATTGGCCAATTGCAATTGTACTCGTATTGTGAAATTATGCAATTCAAACGTTTTTTGTGCCACAgtcttgtttctaaatttttgatgttactttgttgagtccatgatcttcggtgtggtaggcggagcacgctatcgcCACATGACGGCGGCCGCAAATCGATAACTATTCGATAACAAACCGGTATTTCGtttttaaataatcaataactcatcgaaaactttttttatcaaTACCAAGTTAATAAC
The Eurosta solidaginis isolate ZX-2024a chromosome 5, ASM4086904v1, whole genome shotgun sequence DNA segment above includes these coding regions:
- the Exn gene encoding serine-rich adhesin for platelets isoform X1, translated to MLDTLNMATPVAKHDDEEDANNTAFITTTANITTNSSPLKSKILFNWFRKQTNKTDDVNPTTKTKDCRAKSLSPIKTHTPTTTPASAVERDVTLRDFPGVQSLRHLWNKRISASEDTTRRQTSFSESNKNKLTKSIGCLVHATHAPTEATNSLASVNGFALRQKRAHSLHDCTQVGVGSEAIATTKECEPEIDYLHREKDNFYKYKTAEQAAKHIAREARVRIKTTRRVTAGIVSSETRDDSAHFPAVRASERGERIHWLRREDMTARHAEGSEVPFGHETITTSMAALSADTVVINEAGANNAIPKTTELLAITPASVGQEHRFPADSSDNETQTTNNSPRHTVSRKRSAQRETSHTTVAKRSSSDTNKSNSSSAAASPTNGTNTGGRSARRTASSLSTSSGTARKYSFKTHTRTYHTPRKMSQRDSGGTGAGGVGGSASNFVPAGGSIVAKLTQQFNEMIQKDKKLLEEVKRKNGVLMSRGGHVYKVVENPLATDSSHKHASPSVSRNSSRGCDVVTTVARTSTVQRNIKKFESGRGVSNEKPVVPAKSAQVLQKLRELNKQQQTSLNNEVGIAGIIRLQPKIPTPSMPNELQLKLELKKAQLALPLSPPLEVVKEESKTPLEAYEKSLAPSQIGDGAVSPQPVANVLETNIAENACETRDNGKENESVTKTFNEVELKDERDLKTNEEQINEGHNCNETQMLSLPNVRAVEIDTKTAVGQITVVNEETNDAKSHTICISAIKTEVAINKAEVNGIAQLGFPTSSGDVARTKTSDALTIATNVPLSTMSTMPAEAVVNNNDDDKCDAANNAAANDTSNDEKTKQRKHKYAKIYEKFRFRSPFVGGGQNSNKKQKVLVNDTKEESAIVLVEDAPKMLEATMADAIMTKTVTSTHAVTLNSTPSFSAAESSTSIETLTATKTSFKIEEDTDAINAIPSSRTEPESRLLAALELIDHKLKDLAVNEDEENTVALLLSPEDDFEQRILPNNSFVFQASTKQVANNKLIVAQAVNITLVNSIEGEQLELEQKELQRQQCDYSEMVRPLSVNIVQPVLAELEKDEREREQSTTVNEPMYEPIDTQTGEIKTETDEAITEQAIAITLLSKSNALNAEQFGETSEVENARSERSELIDDIYQTVDEAKANEAAHAIAEATNTTLLADYESIAGSCEHATPAGNAGTCNQTVKPLYDGYEICEPPADASQALPKAIALPDHKPHSIIPKFLQQTYTGSANVRNTNDELPELPKPKRRSPKSPMPGKRSPITIAARNASNSRNDLKNTTAGVCSKSSSNSTLTALDDHDDDHHYYADDENIYDTIKSSNHCYESVHAANRALQKSSSTVTKSGSDSISVTSNCYESISHYRLTSHSNSASSGGGHLGSSNGSTLTISSDHKTNSLYEMSVAASLIYGTGSMGSRQLIVEKSSGASIAGRIRGVDDCANSDVNSEGSTGAKHYYATHAGAVSDNSDEWVDISDPEVEGAAQDVKPQFIVVRERSKVHRSPDWSKRVRDKRLHQKKAISCIEDDSDHYYETLSPLGNKRHSTLPVQRTNSNHKHNQDLPHFAKNGSPRSKQYSASMHGLGTLITSDDYDSFDTDTDDIYEVEENIKNTDSGVDIRNVKLPDPPPATNQVYAIVRKLKNFISSKKSPGSQSKYGGSQQKLYENSTQFYVSGTSNIYENTPKTKSKTPKNLKKAPATPQDQDVYENTEFHSPLALGGDDKTLNKSDKISTSPTEVKLADTTNDTNTTLRSKSKSSKSFKSRLRKSLVGSTFDMKQLSPLTPARSTFYIEDPTYGGSGELDSGFSEKASSGDLPTAPTIPTPETQKFSTVTRKAKKEAKTSNSQRRRTTIGIRPQDPPPPPPVVSSTTSWYAECGVFKNGTNGVQEESELSLNDSKASQSGSSGHNGSSWYTEAGLYQTSGVSVASGSSGSSGVSTGNEGALGDELPHSMFQNEPLYQIYSAAKLESITRDMEGNDSSTDGYEEIGQNGTSEEARISSQKHKRPSAFQLIEPKNGPSRTLWSEIPEVINSCVLATLTPRERSLQEAKFEIITSEASYLKSLNLLRSHFMNHPIFRDTNVVGARDRKALFAYIVPVHECSERLLTEMESCWQDNIMLIGLSKRIYNVAEKYFHVYIAFCEHQGRMDRTLRRLKESGGIFAQNLHLLETSPTCCGLNLHSFLMLPMQRITRLPLLIDAVFSKVSPNDDEYENWKMTLAIMNKIVTQCNEAANRCEQAYEIERIARQLEFPSTIRALAIAPVGVSAPGSKPRFLVKRGELTHFVWRGDDVKLTFGKKFSKVSIYAFLFSDLLVLTKRKGEEQFTVFDYCPRSMLTISSGDLRDISQTHKNLILMTLLENHERKTVELLLSCPSVSEQERWLQAVRPPEPETPGEKLYAPWDCPQVIAKHVYETREPDALSLEVGDVINVTRKLPDGWYQGERLRDGVVGWFPGSYTEEVNSAHVRARNLKQRQRLLTFTASYLESQKRK